TAGTTAAGGCAAATACAAATATTGGTTGTTAGGGGTATTATGATTCACACTTGACATAagcacacaaatcacacacacaatGACTACCACTACTATGATGTTCCTAAAATAACTTGGTCCTATCTCTTTAGTCTTCATTGCTCCAATCTGTCCATTTAGGGCTTCGATAGTTGTTGTAAGGTTGACATTCATTTCAGTCAAGTCTGCCAATTTGACAACCAGtgcatcattttcttcttccaccatttGTCTTCCTCTTTCCAACCTCTCAATtatcattttgaactcttcaaCTTCTTTCTCTAGTTCTTCCTTTTTCGCTTGCATGATCTTGGCATATTCCAATCCTCTAGGGCACGTTTCAGGATCTATCCAGACAAAGAAATTGCATCCATTTTCTTTCTGAAATTAAAACATAAACATATTGCATTATCTTATAGTTCAACATAAACATAATTTACTAAAAGTTGAACATAAACATAAACATAACGTACTAACAGTTACATTATTTGGCGTACTccaaaattcaacaaattacCTTGTACTTCCTACACCCAAGGAACCTTCTTCCTGGATTTTTCACAGTTAGTGACGTTTGCATCACAACCCTCCAACCACATCTGCATCTTTCATCTCCATCGTACTGAGATAGGTTGGTGGTGTAGCTACTAGAGCTGCTCATGGCCAATCTGGGTTTGAGTGGGTTTTCAAATCAGTGGGTTTTCTGGGTTTGTGGTTTGAGagtttggtttgaaatttgGAGTTAGATGGGAGTTAGATGGGGAGGGCAGAAGAGTGGGGGGAGAGATATATATGACTGAGATGAGAAATTTCAAAAGATATATAAGTGTACATTTCGGATTTCTCACTGGACACACCAAACACAGCATATGCTCCAAAGAAACATGAGTAATTTCAAAATCtgacttttagagagagagagagagacgatgggtgagagaaagagatgagatcagtagagattagagagagagagagagagagagagagagagcagtagAGACATACCTGCTTTGGTGGGTGAGAGAGATGTGAGAGATAGAGAGGTGAAAGACCAGAGGACGGGATGAGAGAGAGTatgatttgggttttttggtGTATGTgtaaaacagagagagagagagaggttataAATACCCAAAACTATTTTCCCGCCAAAAGGGCAGGGCATTTTTGGCCACCATTCTGtttttccatccatttt
This DNA window, taken from Rhododendron vialii isolate Sample 1 chromosome 8a, ASM3025357v1, encodes the following:
- the LOC131298050 gene encoding uncharacterized protein At4g04775-like; this translates as MSSSSSYTTNLSQYDGDERCRCGWRVVMQTSLTVKNPGRRFLGCRKYKKENGCNFFVWIDPETCPRGLEYAKIMQAKKEELEKEVEEFKMIIERLERGRQMVEEENDALVVKLADLTEMNVNLTTTIEALNGQIGAMKTKEIGPSYFRNIIVVVVIVCVICVLMSSVNHNTPNNQYLYLP